The Lonsdalea populi genome window below encodes:
- the murC gene encoding UDP-N-acetylmuramate--L-alanine ligase, whose protein sequence is MNTQQLAKLRSIVPEMHRVRHIHFVGIGGAGMGGIAEVLVNEGYEISGSDLAPNAVTQQLSDLGAQIYFHHRPENVNGASVVVVSSAISGDNPEIIAATDARIPVIRRAEMLAELMRFRHGIAVAGTHGKTTTTAIVTSIYAEAGLDPTFVNGGLVKAAGTHARLGSSRYLIAEADESDASFLHLQPMAAIVTNIEADHMDTYQGDFENLKQTFINFLHNLPFYGHAVMCLDDQVIRELLPRVGRHVTTYGFCDDADVRIASYRQVGAQGHFTLARQGRPLLHVTLNAPGRHNALNAAAAAAVASEEGIEDVAILRALERFEGTGRRFDFLGEYPLESVNGKSGAVMLVDDYGHHPTEVDATIKAARAGWPEKRLVMIFQPHRYTRTRDLYDDFAHVLSQVDVLLMLDVYSAGEMPIPGADSRSLCRTIRGRGKIDPIFVPDIETLPELLAPALQDGDLVMVQGAGNIGKLARRLADSRLQPQAKG, encoded by the coding sequence GTGAATACACAACAACTGGCGAAACTGCGTTCAATCGTGCCCGAGATGCACCGCGTCCGGCACATCCATTTTGTTGGCATCGGTGGTGCCGGCATGGGCGGTATCGCCGAAGTTCTGGTTAATGAAGGCTATGAGATTAGCGGCTCCGATCTGGCGCCGAATGCGGTCACGCAGCAGCTGAGTGATTTGGGCGCGCAGATCTATTTCCACCATCGTCCAGAAAATGTGAATGGCGCGAGCGTGGTGGTCGTTTCCAGCGCCATTTCCGGCGACAACCCGGAAATCATCGCCGCGACGGACGCACGTATTCCGGTAATTCGCCGGGCGGAAATGCTGGCGGAGCTGATGCGCTTCCGTCATGGCATCGCGGTCGCGGGAACGCACGGCAAAACGACGACGACAGCAATCGTCACCAGTATTTACGCGGAAGCCGGACTGGATCCTACGTTCGTCAACGGCGGACTGGTGAAAGCGGCGGGTACGCACGCGCGACTGGGATCCAGCCGCTACCTGATTGCAGAAGCGGACGAAAGCGATGCGTCTTTCCTGCATCTGCAGCCGATGGCGGCGATCGTGACCAATATCGAAGCCGACCATATGGACACGTATCAGGGCGATTTTGAGAACCTGAAGCAGACGTTCATCAACTTTCTGCACAACCTGCCGTTTTATGGACATGCGGTTATGTGTCTGGACGATCAGGTCATCCGCGAGCTGCTGCCGCGCGTGGGGCGCCACGTCACGACATACGGATTTTGCGACGATGCGGATGTGCGCATCGCCAGTTACCGTCAGGTGGGCGCTCAGGGACACTTTACGCTAGCGCGTCAGGGGAGACCCCTGCTGCACGTGACCCTGAATGCGCCTGGCCGCCACAATGCGTTGAACGCGGCGGCGGCGGCGGCGGTGGCATCAGAAGAAGGCATTGAAGACGTCGCAATCCTGCGCGCGCTGGAACGTTTCGAAGGCACTGGCCGTCGTTTCGACTTCCTGGGCGAATACCCGCTGGAGTCGGTAAACGGTAAAAGCGGTGCGGTCATGCTGGTGGATGACTACGGTCATCATCCCACGGAGGTGGACGCCACGATTAAAGCGGCGCGGGCGGGCTGGCCGGAAAAACGGCTGGTGATGATTTTCCAGCCTCACCGCTATACGCGCACGCGGGATCTGTACGACGACTTCGCGCACGTGTTGTCTCAGGTGGACGTTTTATTGATGCTGGACGTTTATTCGGCAGGAGAAATGCCTATCCCAGGGGCAGATAGCCGCTCTTTATGTCGCACAATTCGCGGAAGGGGTAAGATTGATCCGATTTTTGTACCTGATATAGAGACTTTGCCTGAATTGTTGGCGCCGGCGCTGCAAGATGGTGACCTCGTGATGGTTCAGGGCGCAGGTAATATCGGCAAACTGGCCCGCAGGCTGGCGGATTCCCGCCTGCAGCCGCAGGCGAAAGGGTGA
- the murD gene encoding UDP-N-acetylmuramoyl-L-alanine--D-glutamate ligase — MDYQGKKVVIIGLGLTGLSCVDFFLTRGVTPRVVDTRISPPGLDKLPEQVERYVGGLQEDWLMDADLIVASPGIALATPALCDAADSGIEIVGDIELFCREAQAPIVAITGSNGKSTVTTLVGEMARAAGWSVGVGGNIGVPALELLKQECQLYVLELSSFQLETTYSLHAAAATILNVTEDHSNRYPLGLQQYRAAKLRIYENAAVCVVNADDALTMPVRGADDRCLSFGVDVGNYHLNRQQGETWLRVNGERVINTRDIKLVGQHNYTNALAALALADTVGIPRASALAALTGFTGLAHRFQLVLDRNDVRWINDSKATNVGSTEAALSGLRIDGTLHLLLGGDGKAADFSPLKPYLQGDNVRLYCFGRDGDLLAALRPEIARRTETMAQAMTQIAQHVKPDDVVLLSPACASLDQFRSFEQRGDEFARLAEELG, encoded by the coding sequence ATGGACTATCAGGGTAAAAAAGTCGTCATTATCGGGTTGGGCCTGACCGGGCTCTCCTGTGTTGATTTCTTCCTCACGCGCGGGGTGACGCCTCGCGTGGTGGATACCCGTATCAGTCCGCCCGGTCTGGATAAACTGCCGGAGCAGGTCGAACGCTATGTGGGCGGATTACAGGAAGACTGGCTGATGGACGCCGACCTGATCGTCGCCAGCCCCGGCATTGCTCTGGCGACGCCCGCGTTATGCGACGCCGCGGACTCGGGCATTGAGATCGTTGGGGATATCGAGCTGTTTTGCCGCGAGGCGCAGGCGCCGATCGTCGCCATTACGGGCTCGAACGGTAAAAGCACCGTCACCACGCTGGTGGGGGAAATGGCGCGTGCGGCCGGTTGGTCGGTGGGCGTCGGCGGCAACATCGGCGTTCCGGCATTGGAACTGCTCAAGCAGGAATGTCAGCTGTACGTGCTGGAGCTGTCCAGCTTTCAGCTGGAAACGACCTATAGTCTGCATGCCGCAGCGGCCACCATCCTGAACGTGACGGAAGATCACTCCAACCGTTATCCATTAGGCTTGCAGCAGTACCGCGCCGCGAAACTGCGCATCTACGAAAACGCCGCAGTCTGCGTGGTGAATGCCGATGATGCGCTGACCATGCCGGTGCGCGGCGCCGACGACCGCTGTCTGAGCTTCGGCGTGGACGTAGGCAACTATCACCTGAATCGGCAGCAGGGCGAAACCTGGCTGCGGGTGAACGGGGAGCGCGTGATCAATACGCGCGACATCAAATTGGTCGGGCAGCACAACTATACCAACGCGCTGGCGGCGTTGGCGCTGGCCGATACGGTGGGCATTCCCCGCGCTTCCGCGCTGGCGGCGCTCACCGGCTTTACCGGCCTGGCGCATCGTTTCCAACTGGTGCTGGATCGCAACGATGTGCGCTGGATCAACGACTCGAAAGCAACCAACGTCGGCAGCACCGAGGCGGCGTTGAGCGGGCTGCGCATCGACGGCACGCTGCATCTGCTGCTGGGCGGAGACGGCAAGGCCGCCGACTTCTCCCCGCTGAAGCCCTATCTTCAGGGCGATAACGTGCGGCTGTACTGTTTTGGACGCGATGGCGATCTGCTGGCGGCATTGCGCCCCGAAATCGCCCGGCGTACCGAGACGATGGCGCAGGCGATGACGCAGATCGCGCAGCACGTAAAGCCCGACGATGTGGTGTTGCTGTCCCCGGCCTGTGCGAGTCTGGATCAGTTCCGCAGCTTTGAGCAGCGTGGCGATGAATTTGCACGTTTGGCGGAGGAGCTGGGCTGA
- the murE gene encoding UDP-N-acetylmuramoyl-L-alanyl-D-glutamate--2,6-diaminopimelate ligase, with protein MTDRNLHDLLAPWVANVPERTLRDMTLDSRIAASGDVFVAIVGHQTDGRRYIAQAIAQGVAAVIAQADEENPEGTVCEQHGVPVIYLNGLNQRLSALAGRFYRQPAERLRLVGVTGTNGKTTTSQLLAQWSQALGETSAVMGTIGNGLLGREAPAENTTGSAIGVQQTLSQLADAGATFAAMEVSSHGLVQHRVAALPFAAAVFTNLSRDHLDYHGDMVHYEEAKWTLFAEHQVGEAIINADDDIGRRWLSRLPGAVAVTLEAQRPAGHDRWLQATKVDYHDGGFTAQVDSSWGRTVIHSRLMGEFNVSNLMLALATLLALGYPLKRLAETATAIQPVCGRMEVFHAEGKPTVVVDYAHTPDALEKALLAARLHCQGQLWCVFGCGGDRDKGKRPLMGAVAEQLADKVIVTDDNPRSEAPQAIVRDILSGLMDAGRVQTIEGRAAAVSSAVMHAGPDDVVLVAGKGHEDYQIVGNQRLDYSDRLTVARLLGVVA; from the coding sequence GTGACAGATCGTAATTTGCACGATTTGCTGGCGCCGTGGGTTGCCAACGTTCCCGAGCGCACGCTGCGGGACATGACGCTGGACAGCCGCATTGCCGCGTCCGGAGACGTTTTTGTCGCCATTGTCGGACACCAGACCGACGGGCGACGCTATATTGCGCAGGCCATCGCTCAAGGCGTGGCCGCGGTGATCGCACAGGCGGATGAGGAAAACCCGGAAGGCACCGTGTGTGAACAGCACGGCGTGCCGGTGATTTATCTGAATGGGCTCAATCAGCGCCTTTCAGCGCTGGCGGGACGTTTTTACCGCCAGCCAGCGGAGAGACTTCGCCTGGTCGGCGTGACCGGCACCAACGGCAAAACGACCACCAGCCAGCTGTTAGCGCAGTGGAGTCAGGCGCTGGGGGAAACCAGCGCGGTGATGGGCACCATCGGCAACGGATTGCTGGGACGAGAAGCCCCGGCGGAAAACACCACGGGATCGGCCATCGGCGTACAACAGACGCTCAGCCAATTGGCTGATGCGGGCGCAACGTTTGCCGCGATGGAAGTCTCTTCCCACGGACTGGTTCAGCATCGCGTTGCCGCGCTGCCCTTCGCTGCCGCCGTGTTTACCAACCTAAGCCGCGATCATCTCGACTATCACGGCGACATGGTGCATTACGAAGAAGCCAAATGGACACTCTTCGCGGAACATCAGGTCGGTGAAGCCATCATCAATGCGGACGACGATATCGGCCGCCGCTGGCTGAGCCGACTTCCTGGCGCGGTGGCCGTGACGCTGGAAGCACAGCGTCCAGCAGGCCATGACCGCTGGCTACAGGCGACGAAAGTGGACTACCACGACGGAGGTTTTACCGCACAGGTCGATTCCAGCTGGGGGCGGACCGTGATCCACAGCCGTCTGATGGGCGAATTCAACGTCAGTAATTTGATGCTGGCGCTGGCGACGCTGCTGGCGCTGGGCTATCCGCTGAAACGGCTGGCCGAAACGGCGACGGCGATCCAACCGGTGTGCGGCAGGATGGAAGTCTTCCACGCCGAGGGCAAGCCGACCGTGGTCGTGGATTATGCGCACACGCCGGACGCGTTGGAAAAGGCGTTGCTGGCCGCGAGACTGCACTGTCAGGGGCAGCTCTGGTGCGTGTTCGGTTGCGGCGGCGACCGTGATAAAGGTAAGCGCCCACTTATGGGCGCGGTCGCGGAACAGCTGGCCGACAAGGTGATCGTGACGGACGACAATCCGCGCAGCGAGGCGCCGCAGGCCATCGTCCGGGATATCCTGAGCGGCCTGATGGATGCCGGCCGCGTGCAAACTATCGAAGGCCGCGCGGCGGCGGTCAGCAGCGCGGTGATGCATGCAGGGCCGGATGATGTGGTGCTGGTGGCCGGGAAAGGTCACGAAGATTATCAGATTGTGGGCAATCAGCGGCTGGATTACTCCGACCGCCTGACCGTCGCACGCCTGTTGGGAGTGGTGGCATGA
- the murF gene encoding UDP-N-acetylmuramoyl-tripeptide--D-alanyl-D-alanine ligase, producing MIRITLSQLANVLDAGLDGDDLAIDAVSTDSRHVTEGCLFVALQGEKFDAHDYAAKAIDQGAAALVVSKRLPVSTPQLIVKDTRLALGALAAWVRQQASAHVVALTGSSGKTSVKEMTAAILRQCGNVLYTAGNLNNDIGVPLTLLRLTPEHDFAVIELGANHIGEIAYTADLTRPQTALVNNIAAAHLEGFGSLAGVAQAKGEIFNGLPADGVAILNADSNDWPHWQTTLTQKTVWRFSPEAAEDVDFFASHVVVTAQGTTFTLHSPFGEVEVTLPLPGKHNIANALAAAALAMSVGASPGAVKSGLAQLQAVPGRLFPISLGGEQRLLDDSYNANVGSLTAAVQVLADMSGYRVLVVGDMAELGQEAEACHRQVGEAARIAGIDRVLSVGTLSEWISQASGQGEHFQDKSAVVARLRALLAQHTVMTILIKGSRSAAMEQVVRALQEKATC from the coding sequence ATGATTCGCATAACGCTGAGCCAATTGGCGAACGTATTGGACGCCGGTCTGGACGGGGACGATCTGGCGATCGACGCCGTCTCGACGGATAGCCGTCATGTGACGGAAGGCTGCCTGTTTGTTGCGCTCCAGGGTGAGAAATTCGATGCCCACGACTACGCCGCGAAGGCGATTGACCAGGGCGCGGCTGCACTGGTGGTAAGTAAGCGCTTACCTGTATCAACGCCGCAGCTGATCGTTAAAGATACGCGGCTGGCGCTGGGCGCGCTGGCTGCCTGGGTACGGCAGCAAGCATCGGCTCACGTCGTCGCCCTCACCGGTTCGTCCGGCAAAACCTCGGTCAAAGAGATGACCGCCGCGATTCTGCGGCAGTGCGGCAACGTCCTGTATACCGCCGGGAATCTGAATAACGATATCGGCGTTCCGTTGACGCTGCTGCGACTGACGCCGGAACACGATTTCGCCGTCATTGAACTGGGCGCGAACCACATCGGCGAGATTGCCTACACCGCCGATCTCACGCGGCCGCAGACGGCGCTGGTCAACAATATCGCGGCGGCGCATCTGGAAGGGTTCGGGTCGTTGGCCGGTGTCGCGCAGGCCAAAGGCGAGATTTTCAACGGTCTGCCCGCCGACGGCGTCGCCATTCTCAACGCCGACAGCAATGACTGGCCGCACTGGCAAACGACGCTGACGCAGAAAACCGTCTGGCGTTTTTCGCCGGAAGCCGCGGAGGATGTGGACTTCTTCGCCAGCCATGTCGTTGTGACGGCGCAGGGGACGACGTTCACGCTGCACAGCCCGTTCGGCGAGGTTGAGGTGACGCTGCCGCTGCCGGGTAAACACAATATCGCCAACGCGCTGGCCGCCGCGGCGCTGGCGATGTCCGTTGGGGCATCGCCGGGGGCCGTGAAGTCAGGACTGGCGCAGCTTCAGGCGGTGCCGGGACGGCTGTTCCCGATCTCTCTGGGTGGTGAGCAACGCCTGCTGGACGACAGCTACAACGCCAACGTCGGTTCCCTGACGGCGGCGGTGCAGGTGCTGGCGGATATGTCGGGATATCGGGTACTGGTCGTCGGTGACATGGCGGAGCTGGGGCAGGAAGCGGAAGCATGCCACCGTCAGGTCGGAGAGGCCGCACGGATTGCCGGTATCGACCGCGTGCTGAGCGTCGGCACATTGAGTGAATGGATTAGCCAGGCCAGCGGTCAGGGTGAACATTTTCAGGATAAATCCGCCGTGGTCGCCCGTCTTCGGGCGCTGCTGGCGCAACACACAGTAATGACCATTTTAATAAAAGGCTCACGCAGCGCTGCGATGGAGCAGGTAGTACGCGCATTACAGGAGAAGGCAACATGTTAG
- the ftsW gene encoding cell division protein FtsW, whose protein sequence is MQMAGAVVERLRRWIMGTRESDNLSAVLYDRTLLWLTLGLAVLGFVMVTSASMPVGQRLAGDPFLFAKRDGLYLALAFGLSLVTMRVPMEVWQRYSPVLLLIAIVLLLVVLVVGSSVNGASRWISLGPLRIQPAELSKLALFCYLSSYMVRKVEEVRNNFWGFCKPMGVMVVLAVLLLAQPDLGTVVVLFITTLAMLFLAGAKLWQFLAIIGSGIFAVCLLIIAEPYRMRRVTSFWNPWDDPFGSGYQLTQSLMAFGRGELWGQGLGNSIQKLEYLPEAHTDFIFSILGEELGYIGVVLVLLMIFFVAFRAMSIGRRALQIDQRFSGFLACSIGIWFSFQTLVNVGAAAGMLPTKGLTLPLVSYGGSSLLIMSTAIVLLLRIDYETRLTKAQAFTRSAR, encoded by the coding sequence ATGCAGATGGCAGGGGCGGTAGTTGAACGATTGAGACGCTGGATCATGGGGACGCGCGAAAGCGATAACCTGAGCGCCGTGCTGTACGATCGTACTCTGCTGTGGCTGACGCTCGGACTGGCGGTCCTCGGTTTCGTGATGGTGACGTCCGCCTCCATGCCGGTAGGACAACGCCTCGCCGGCGACCCGTTCTTGTTCGCCAAGCGCGACGGGCTTTATCTGGCGCTGGCGTTCGGCCTGTCGCTGGTCACCATGCGGGTGCCGATGGAAGTCTGGCAGCGCTACAGCCCGGTTTTACTGCTGATTGCCATCGTTCTGCTGCTGGTGGTATTGGTCGTCGGGAGTTCGGTCAACGGCGCATCCCGCTGGATTTCGCTGGGGCCGTTGCGCATTCAGCCCGCCGAGCTGTCGAAGCTGGCGCTGTTCTGCTACCTCTCCAGCTACATGGTGCGCAAAGTAGAAGAGGTGCGAAACAACTTCTGGGGCTTCTGCAAACCGATGGGCGTGATGGTCGTGCTGGCGGTGTTGCTGCTGGCGCAGCCGGACCTCGGCACCGTGGTGGTGTTGTTCATCACGACGCTGGCCATGCTGTTCCTGGCGGGCGCCAAGCTGTGGCAGTTCCTGGCGATTATCGGCAGCGGTATTTTCGCGGTGTGTCTGCTGATTATCGCGGAACCGTACCGTATGCGCCGCGTCACTTCGTTCTGGAATCCCTGGGACGATCCGTTCGGCAGCGGCTATCAACTGACGCAGTCGCTGATGGCGTTCGGGCGGGGCGAACTTTGGGGCCAGGGGCTTGGGAATTCGATTCAAAAACTGGAATATCTGCCCGAAGCGCACACCGATTTCATTTTCTCCATTTTAGGCGAAGAACTGGGCTATATCGGTGTGGTTTTGGTCTTGTTAATGATATTCTTCGTCGCCTTTCGGGCGATGTCGATTGGACGCCGGGCGCTGCAGATCGATCAGCGTTTTTCCGGGTTCCTGGCATGCTCCATCGGCATCTGGTTCAGCTTCCAAACGCTGGTCAACGTGGGCGCCGCGGCGGGCATGTTGCCGACCAAAGGGCTGACCTTACCGCTAGTCAGCTACGGGGGGTCCAGTCTGCTGATCATGTCGACCGCCATCGTATTACTGTTGCGTATTGATTATGAGACACGTCTGACGAAAGCACAGGCGTTTACGAGGAGTGCCCGATGA
- a CDS encoding D-alanine--D-alanine ligase: protein MTDKVAVLLGGSSAEREVSLLSGRAVLAGLRDAGIDAVAVDPRDFPVSHLKEQGFTRIFIALHGRGGEDGSMQGALEQLGLPYTGSGVMASALTMDKCRTKQIWQASNLPVAPYIVLNRHQFQRSNPSGLLKLLEPLGMPLIVKPSREGSSVGMSKVEQAEALPAALEAALHHDENVMVEKWLSGPEFTVAILGNETLPSIRIQATGTFYDYQAKYESHDTRYFCPSGLTAEQESELASLSQAAYRALDCSGWGRVDVMMDDDGKFYLLEVNTSPGMTEHSLVPMAAKQHGLTFPQLVTRILELAS from the coding sequence ATGACTGATAAAGTGGCGGTATTGCTGGGCGGTTCATCCGCGGAGCGCGAAGTGTCACTGCTCTCGGGGCGGGCCGTGCTGGCCGGGCTGCGGGACGCGGGGATCGACGCGGTCGCGGTGGATCCCCGCGATTTCCCGGTCAGTCACCTCAAGGAACAAGGTTTTACCCGGATATTTATCGCGCTGCACGGGCGTGGCGGTGAAGACGGTTCGATGCAGGGCGCGCTGGAGCAACTGGGACTGCCTTATACCGGTAGCGGCGTGATGGCGTCGGCGCTGACGATGGATAAGTGCCGCACCAAACAGATTTGGCAGGCGTCAAATTTACCGGTCGCGCCTTATATCGTGCTGAATCGGCATCAGTTTCAGCGCAGTAATCCATCTGGTTTGCTAAAGTTATTGGAACCTCTCGGTATGCCATTGATTGTCAAGCCTAGTCGGGAAGGTTCCAGCGTCGGAATGAGCAAAGTCGAACAGGCTGAAGCCTTACCTGCGGCGTTGGAAGCGGCCTTACATCATGACGAAAATGTGATGGTGGAGAAGTGGTTGAGCGGCCCGGAGTTTACGGTGGCTATTCTCGGTAACGAAACCTTGCCATCGATCCGCATTCAGGCGACAGGCACGTTTTACGATTATCAGGCGAAGTACGAGTCGCATGATACCCGTTATTTTTGCCCTAGCGGTCTGACTGCGGAACAGGAAAGCGAATTGGCTTCTCTCTCGCAGGCGGCCTACCGCGCGCTGGACTGCAGCGGTTGGGGACGGGTTGATGTGATGATGGATGACGACGGTAAATTCTACCTGCTAGAGGTGAATACCTCGCCGGGGATGACTGAGCACAGCCTGGTACCGATGGCCGCCAAACAGCATGGCCTGACCTTTCCACAATTGGTGACACGTATTTTGGAGCTGGCGAGCTGA
- the mraY gene encoding phospho-N-acetylmuramoyl-pentapeptide-transferase: MLVWLAEQLVKFYSGFNVFSYLTFRAIVSLLTALVISLWMGPHLIAWLQRLQIGQVVRSEGPESHFSKRGTPTMGGVMILASITISVLLWVNLSNPYVWCVLLVLLGYGIVGFVDDYRKVVRKDTKGLIARWKYFWQSLLALIVAFSMYAIGKDTPATQLVVPFFKDIMPQLGLMYVVLAYFVIVGTSNAVNLTDGLDGLAIMPTVFVAAGFGLVAWATGNMNFANYLHIPYIRHASELVVVCTAIVGAGLGFLWFNTYPAQVFMGDVGSLALGGALGTIAVLLRQEFLLVIMGGVFVVETLSVILQVGSFKLRGQRIFRMAPIHHHYELKGWPEPRVIVRFWIISLMLVLIGLVTLKVR, translated from the coding sequence ATGTTAGTGTGGTTGGCCGAACAATTGGTCAAATTTTATTCCGGTTTCAACGTCTTTTCCTACCTGACGTTTCGAGCCATCGTCAGCTTGCTGACCGCGTTGGTGATCTCGCTCTGGATGGGGCCGCATTTGATCGCCTGGCTGCAGCGTTTACAGATTGGTCAGGTGGTTCGTAGCGAAGGGCCGGAGTCGCACTTCAGCAAACGTGGTACGCCGACGATGGGCGGTGTGATGATACTGGCGTCGATCACGATTTCCGTTCTGTTGTGGGTGAACCTGTCGAACCCGTATGTCTGGTGCGTGTTGCTGGTACTGCTGGGTTACGGCATCGTCGGATTCGTGGACGACTACCGCAAGGTTGTACGTAAAGATACCAAAGGGCTGATCGCGCGCTGGAAGTATTTCTGGCAGTCGCTGTTGGCGCTGATCGTCGCCTTTTCCATGTACGCCATCGGCAAAGACACGCCGGCGACGCAGCTGGTCGTGCCGTTCTTTAAGGACATCATGCCGCAGTTGGGGCTGATGTATGTGGTGCTGGCTTATTTCGTCATTGTCGGCACCAGCAACGCCGTTAATCTGACCGACGGTCTGGACGGTTTGGCGATTATGCCGACGGTGTTTGTCGCCGCGGGCTTCGGGCTGGTGGCGTGGGCGACGGGGAACATGAACTTCGCCAACTATCTGCATATTCCGTACATCCGCCATGCCAGCGAACTGGTGGTGGTGTGCACCGCGATTGTGGGCGCGGGGCTAGGGTTTCTGTGGTTCAACACCTATCCGGCGCAGGTCTTTATGGGCGACGTCGGTTCACTGGCGCTGGGCGGCGCACTCGGGACCATCGCCGTGCTGCTGCGTCAGGAATTTTTATTGGTGATTATGGGCGGTGTGTTCGTGGTCGAAACGCTGTCGGTGATCTTGCAGGTGGGTTCCTTTAAGCTGCGCGGCCAGCGGATTTTCCGTATGGCGCCGATACATCACCACTATGAACTTAAAGGTTGGCCGGAGCCGCGCGTGATTGTGCGGTTCTGGATTATTTCTCTGATGCTGGTGCTCATTGGACTGGTCACACTGAAGGTACGGTAA
- the murG gene encoding undecaprenyldiphospho-muramoylpentapeptide beta-N-acetylglucosaminyltransferase: MSGEGRRLMVMAGGTGGHVFPGLAVAHRLMAQGWQVRWLGTADRMEADLVPRHGIEIDFIRISGLRGKGLKALISAPVHIFRAVRQARAIMRAYRPDVVLGMGGYVSGPGGLAAWLCGIPVVVHEQNGIAGLTNRWLSRIAKTVLQAFPGAFPNAPVVGNPVRTDVLALPSPAERLADRSGPIRVLVIGGSQGARVLNQTLPGVAATLGDRIMIWHQTGKGAQADVQAAYAKAGQPQHNVVEFIDEMAAAYAWADVVVCRSGALTVSEIAVAGLPALFVPFQHKDRQQYWNALPLEQAGAAKIIEQAQISVDAVSDVLAGWDRATLRDMAEKAQSVAIPDATERVAAEVVAAAGVQDAAAVQH, translated from the coding sequence ATGAGTGGCGAAGGCAGGCGTTTGATGGTGATGGCGGGCGGCACCGGGGGCCATGTGTTTCCGGGGCTGGCCGTGGCGCATCGTCTGATGGCGCAGGGATGGCAGGTGCGCTGGCTGGGCACCGCCGACCGTATGGAAGCCGATTTGGTGCCGAGGCACGGTATTGAAATTGATTTTATCCGCATTTCCGGCCTGCGTGGTAAAGGGCTTAAAGCGTTGATCAGCGCGCCGGTGCATATTTTCCGCGCGGTGCGTCAGGCGCGGGCGATTATGCGGGCGTATCGTCCCGATGTGGTGCTGGGCATGGGCGGCTATGTTTCCGGTCCCGGCGGACTGGCGGCGTGGCTGTGTGGCATCCCGGTGGTGGTGCATGAACAGAACGGCATCGCCGGGCTGACGAATCGCTGGCTGTCGCGAATTGCGAAAACGGTCTTGCAGGCGTTTCCGGGCGCATTTCCCAACGCGCCCGTGGTCGGAAACCCGGTGCGTACCGACGTGTTGGCGCTGCCGTCACCGGCGGAACGCCTGGCGGACCGTAGCGGGCCTATTCGCGTATTGGTTATCGGCGGCAGTCAGGGCGCCCGGGTGTTGAACCAGACGCTGCCAGGCGTGGCCGCCACGCTGGGCGACAGAATCATGATTTGGCATCAGACCGGTAAAGGCGCTCAGGCCGACGTTCAGGCGGCATACGCGAAAGCCGGACAGCCGCAGCACAACGTGGTCGAGTTTATTGATGAGATGGCCGCTGCTTATGCCTGGGCCGACGTCGTTGTCTGCCGCTCCGGCGCGCTGACGGTCAGTGAGATCGCCGTTGCCGGTTTGCCGGCGCTTTTCGTGCCGTTCCAGCATAAGGATCGCCAGCAGTACTGGAACGCGTTGCCGCTGGAACAGGCGGGCGCGGCCAAAATTATCGAGCAGGCCCAAATCAGCGTTGACGCCGTCAGCGATGTACTGGCCGGCTGGGACCGCGCTACGCTGCGCGACATGGCCGAAAAGGCTCAATCGGTCGCCATTCCTGATGCGACCGAGCGCGTTGCTGCGGAAGTCGTCGCGGCGGCGGGCGTACAAGACGCCGCAGCGGTGCAACATTAA